Below is a genomic region from Sneathia vaginalis.
AAGTTTAGATGAATTGGAAAATATTAATAATTAGTATATTTTTATCTTTTAATGCACTTGCAAATATAGGTCCATACAAAAATGTAGAGGATGTAGAAGATACGTATGCTAGTTCATCAGTAAATGAAAATGCAGATAAGCTATACTTAAAATTACATGGTGTTAAGTTTAAAGATATAAGGTTAAAAGAATTAAATTTAGTAGAAAAAGATGGTAGTGTTTATGTACTAGGGACTTACTTATTAACAGTTATGTATAACTATAAGGAAGCAAAGCTTCTAAGAGGGAAAACTGTATACCTATTACACCCAGTCTTAGAAGAAGATGGTAAGTTTGCACTTCCAGATCCTAAAGAATATTTTAAATTAACAACTACATATTTTGAAAATGATATTAAAGATTTTAAGTGTATAAGAAAAATTGAAAATGCAAAAAAATTAGATGATGAAACAACTAAGGAATTTCATAAAATATTTGATGATAATGTAAAAGATAATAATGGTCCAAAAAAAGATGATGATGAATCCTCAGATGTTATACTTAAAGTTTTACCATATATACAATTAGACAATGAAGGTTATGCATATATAAAGGGAACAGATAGAAAATTAACTTCTGAATTAAATCCGATAATTGAGTACTACCCTAAAGAAAAACAATCTGTAGTAGAATATGGAGACTTTATTGACGGTGTTTTTGTACCTATAGTATCAAAGATAAAAAATGGTGAAGAACAAGAATTTGGAGACTTAGTAAGTGATAAAAATGGTACTGAATATATAAAGCACACTACAATATCATATGAAAATGGTTTAGAGTATAAAAACGAAGAAATAATAGCCGAACTTAAATTTGAAGATGGAAAATTGGTAGATTGCAAAATATTACCATAAATAGAAAGGATAGATATGTTTCAAAAATTAGAAGAAGTAGTAAAAAAATACGATGAGCTAAATGCCCTATTAATGGATCCTAAGGTTATAGAAGATCCTAAAAAGTTAATGGAATACAATAAGGCATTAAACGCAATAAGCGATATTGTTGAAAAGTATAAAGAGTATAAGGCGAAGAGCGAAGAATTAGAAAATTTAAAACAAGATATTAAAGATGAAAAAGATCATGAAATGAAAGAAATAATGCAAGAAGAAATTAATTCTCTTGAAAATGAAATACCTCAAATAGAAGATTCACTAAAAATTCTTCTATTGCCTAAAGATCCTAATGATGAAAAAAATGTAATAGTAGAAATTAGAGCAGCAGCTGGTGGAGATGAAGCTGCATTATTTGCCTCAGATATCTTTAGAATGTTTACACGTTATGCAGAACGTCATAGATGGAAGACAGAAGTTTTAGATAAAAATGAAACTGGTGTTGGAGGATTAAAAGAAATTACCTTTATGATTAAAGGACAAGGTGCTTATTCAAGACTTAAATTTGAAAGTGGTGTTCACAGAGTTCAAAGAGTTCCAGATACAGAATCTTCAGGTAGAATACATACATCTACAATAACTGTAGCAGTATTACCAGAAGTTGAAGATATTACAGAAGTAGAAATTAACCCAAGTGATTTAATAATCGATACCTACAGATCATCTGGTGCAGGTGGACAACACGTTAATACAACAGATTCTGCAGTTCGTATTACTCATAAACCTACAGGTATAGTAGTAACATCACAAGATGGTAGATCTCAAATAAAGAATAAAGAAGCTGCTATGAAAGTATTAGCATCAAAATTATTTAATCTTGAAAGAGAAACACAAAGAAAAGAAATAGAAAGTCAAAGAAGATCACAAGTTGGTATGGGAGATAGATCAGAAAAAATTAGAACATACAACTTCCCACAAGGAAGAGTAACTGATCATAGAATTAAACTAACATTACATAGATTAGAAGACTTTTTAGATGGAGATTTAGATGAAATGATAGATGCATTAATTGCATATAACCAAGCAGAACTACTACAAACAGTTGGAGATGAATAATGGAAACATTGTTAGAGCTTCTAAAAAAAACTGAGACATATTATACAAAAAAAGGAATAAAAAATCCCAGATTAGAAGCTGAAAAACTTTTTGCAAAGGCACTTAATTTAGATAGAATTATGCTTTATGCAAAATATGATGAAAAATTATCAAAAGAGCAAAAAGAAATAATAAAAAGATGTATGCAAGAAGATGTAAAAGAAGAAAATGAAATAAAACAATTGCTTGATAGCTCTATTGTTTACTTAAAAAAACATAATATTAATGAGGCAGCATTGATAGCAGAATTAATTTTCTCAAATGTAATGAAAATTGATAGACTGATGCTTTTTATGAGTTATGATAAAAAATTAGATGATGATCAAAAAGAAAAAATTAGAAAAATGCTAAAAAAAATAGCAATTGATAAGTTACCCTATCAGTATATAATAAATCAACAAAATTTTTATGGAAGAGATTTTTATGTAGATAAGGGTGTATTAATACCTAGGTATGATACTGAAAATTTGGTAGAAAAAGTAATAAAAATAGCAGATAAAAACTCTATAATCCTAGATATAGGTACAGGTTCTGGAGCAATAGGTATAACTTTAGCTCTTGAATTACCTGATAGTAAAGTTCTGGCAGTAGATATATCAGAAAAAGCTATAGATGTTGCAAGAAAAAATAAGGAAGATTTAAGTGCTAAGAATGTAAAAATACTAAAATCAGATGTATTTTCAAATGTAAGTTTTCATGAATTTGATGTTATTGTTTCAAATCCACCATATATTTCAAATGAAGAAATTGAGAATATAGGGCTAGATACATATATACATGAACCACATGAAGCATTGTTTGCTAAATCTGATGGCTTGTATTTTTATTATAAAATAGCAAATGAAGCAAGAGAATATTTAAAAAATAATGGTATACTTGCTTTTGAGATTGGATATAAGCAAAAAGAAGCGGTATGTAAGATTTTAGAAGAATTTTCATATTGTGATATTAATACATACAAAGATTTAGATAATCATGATAGAGTGATAATATGTAGATATAGAAGGGGTTAGAAAATGGATATTGAAAGTTTTGATTTTTATTTACCAAAGGAATTAATAGCTCAACATGGAGTTGAACCAAGAGATCACTCAAGATTGTTAGCGTTAAATAGAAAAACTGGTAAAATAGAACACAAACATTTCTATAATTTAATAGATTACTTAAAAAAAGGAGATGTAATGGTTATTAACCGTACCAAAGTTATACCAGCTAGACTTATCGGTCATAAAGAAAACGGTGTAGTAATAGAGTGCCTATTACTTAAAAGACTGGGTCTAAATAAGTGGGAAGTACTGTTAAAACCTGCTAAAAGATTAAAAGTTGGGGATACATTAACTTTTTTAAAGGATAAGTTATCACTAACATTATTGGAAATTAAAGATGATGGTAATAGGGTAGTAGAATTTCATTATGAAGGTGTATTTGAAGCCATATTAGATGAATTAGGAGAATTACCACTACCACCATATATTAAGGAAAAATTAGAAGATAAAAATAGATATCAAACTGTTTATGCAAAAGAAGGTGAATCTGTTGCTGCACCAACAGCAGGACTACATTTTACAAAAGAATTATTAGAAAAAATAAGGGAAAAGGGTGTAATAATAGCTGAAATATATTTAACAGTAGGTCTTGGTACATTTAGACCTGTACAATGTAAAAATATTGAAGATCATGTTATGCATACTGAAGAATATGAAGTGCCAAAAGAAACAGCTGAACAAGTAAATCTAGCTAAAAAAGAAGGTAGAAGAGTAGTTGCAATAGGTACAACATCTATTAGAACTTTAGAATCATCATTAAATGAAAAAGGAGAACTAATAGCACAAAAAAGCTCAACAGGTATCTTCATATACGGAGACTATAACTTTAAAATAGTAGATGCAATAGTAACAAATTTCCACTTGCCAAAATCAACATTAGTCATGTTAATTTCAGCTTTTACAGGTAAAGATAATTTATTCAATGCATATGATATAGCTGTAAAAGAAAAATATAGATTTTTCAGTTTAGGAGATGCAATGTATATAGGAGATAATGTATGAGAATAACATCAGGTAAATTAAAAAATCGTATTATACTTTCAAGAGAAGGTAGGGATACAAGACCTACATTAGAACGTGTTAAGGAGTCAATATTTAGCATCTTATTTGATAAAATTGAAAATGCTAACTTCTTAGACCTATATTCAGGCACAGGAAATATGAGTTTTGAAGCATTATCAAGAGGAGCTAGACGGGCAATAATGATAGAAAAAGATACAGATGCATTAAAAGTAATTATTGATAATGTACAAAGATTAGGACTTGAAGATCAATGTAGAGCGTATAAGAATAATGTATTAAGAGCAATAGAAATACTAGAGAATAAAAAGGAAAAATTTGATATCATATTTATGGATCCACCATATAGAGAAAATTTAACTAAAAAGACTGTAGAAAAAATATCTTTATGCAATATTCTTTCAGATGATGGAGTAATAATATGTGAACATGGTAAGTATGAAAAAATGGAAGATACTATAGGTGAGTATGTAAAGTCAGACGAGAGAGAATACAATAGAAAAATAGTGACATTCTATAAAAAAAGAAAGTGATAATATGGCAAAAAAAGTAACATTTGAAGAAAAATTAAAAAAACTAGAAGAAAATTTAAAAAAATTAGAAGATACAGAAATAGGTTTAGATGAAGCAATTAAAATCTATGAAGAAAGTAAAAAAATAATTAGTGATGCTAATAAGATATTAGATGATGCTAGTGGTAAAGTTAAAAAAATTATTGATAAAAATAATGAGTATGAATTAGAAGATTTTGAGGATAAATAATGTTAGAATATTTTGAAAAAGAGTTAGAAAAAAGTTTACTATACTATCAAAAAGATGATGATTTGTTTAAAGCATTTAAGTATTCTTTAGAATCAGGTGGTAAGAGAATTAGACCCATTCTAGTCTTACTTGTTGCAAAGTCTTTAGGTAAAGATTATAAGGATATAGTTGATTTAGCTATTGCTATAGAATACATACATAACTATTCTTTAGTTCATGATGATTTACCAGGTATGGATAATGATTCATATAGAAGGGGTAAACTTACAACACATAAAAAATTTGGACATTTTGTAGGTATTTTAACAGGAGATGCACTTTTAACAGAAGCATTTAGTGTAATTGCAAGATCTAAAAAATTAGAAAATAAGGATGGTATAATAATCTGTTTAACAGAATGTATAGGAATGAAAGGCATGATATATGGACAATATCTTGATATGCTATACGAAAACAAAAAAATAGATATAAATACACTTAAATTAATACATAAGAATAAGACAGGTGCTTTAATTAGAGCTTGTTTTAATTGTGTGTTAATAAATTATGGTATTCAAGATGAAAAATACTTACATATTGCTGATTTATTAGGTCTAATATATCAATTACAAGATGATGTGTTTGATAGTGATAATAAAGAAGATAAGTCAAATTTTGTAAATATTTTAGGATATGAAAAAACTATAGAGATTTTGAATAAATATATAGATGAATTAAAAAGTATATTACCTAAAGGAACAGAATTAGAAGAGTTCATATTAAAAATATTAGGAAGGCAAAAATAATGGAATATATTACATTTAATGAATTTTTTAAATATGGATATGTTGCGATACAGACTACAAAAGAATCAAATGATATGAAAGATCCTGAAAATTTAAAAAAAATTCTAGATAAAGTAGGTATAAATAAAAAAAATATATATGGTACACAAACACATAGTACAAATATTTTATGTATAGATAAAGACGATAAACATGAAAATTATGATACTTCTAATATAGATGGATATATTTCTAATGATAGTTCATATACTCTAGTAACTTTTTATGCAGATTGTTTACCAATATTCTTGTTAGATCCAAAAAAAGAAGTATTTGGAGTCTTACATGGAGGTTGGAGAGGTAGTGCACATAAGATATTAGAATGTGGTGTTAAATTAATGACAGAAAAATATTTATGTGATAAAAAAGATATATTAGTTTGTTTTGGTATAGGAATATCAAAAGAAAATTATGAAATACAAAATGATACTGTAGAAATATTAAAATCTTTACTTGATTTTAATAATATGATAATATATAGAGGATCTAAAATTTATTTAGATAATATGGAGATGAATAAACAAATTGCATTAAATTGTGGTATAGATGCTAAGCACATATTTACAAATAATTATTGTACATATGATGGTAATTTCTTTTCATATAGAAGAGATAAGACAGCCAAAAGAATGGCAGCCATAATTTCGAAGAAAGGTAGTAAATGACGAATAAGGTATTTGCATTTTTCTTTACTTTGTTAATAATAGGAAGTGTTAATAATAAGCAATTAACATATACTGATATTTATACTACCATACAAAAGATTTACTATATTAAACAAAAAAAAGTTGTAAATAAAATTAAGGTAAAGTTAGATAAGTTCTATAAAAAATTCTTATGTAAGATAAGGGAAATAGTATTTACTATTTACAATTACATAGATACTTTAAACTATAATTTTAAAAATGATTTGAGAAATCTTGAATAATATTTTTTCTTTACTTTAAACAATATATAAAAGGAGAGATGAGATGTTAGAGGGAGTATTTAATAAGATGTTCGGTTTAACCGACGAAAAAATTATTAAACAAATGAGAAAAAAAGTAGCAAAAATAAATGCTGTAGAAGATACATATATAAAGTTATCAAATGAAGAATTAAAAGCAAAAACAGATGAATTTAAGAAAAGATTAGAAAATGGTGAAACATTAGATGACATATTAGTTGATGCATTTGCAACAGTAAGAGAAACAGCTAAAAGAGTCCTAGGAATGAGAGCATATGATGTTCAATTAATAGGTGGTATGATACTACATGAAGGTAAGATAGCTGAAATGAAAACTGGTGAAGGTAAAACTTTAATGTCAGCTTTCCCAGTATACTTAAATGCTTTAACAGGTAGAGGGGTTCATGTTGTAACAGTTAATGACTATCTTGCAAAAAGAGATAGAGATACAATGGGAACTATTTATTCATTCTTAGGATTAAGTTCTGGTGTAATAATTGCTAATATGGATAACAAAGATAGAAAAATAGCATATGACTGTGATATAACATATGGAACAAATAATGAATTTGGTTTTGACTATTTAAGAGACAACATGGTTCATGAAATGAGCGAAAAAGTTCAAAGAGAATTTAATTATGCCATAGTCGATGAAGTAGACTCTATCTTAATTGATGAAGCAAGAACACCGTTAATAATATCTGGTGCTGCTGAAGAAACAACAGAATGGTATGATACATTCGCAACAGTTTCAACTAAATTAAAAAGAAGCTATAAAACAGAAAAGATTAAAGATAAGAAAAATACTGTAATACCAGATGAAGACTGGGAAGACTATGAAGTTGATGAAAAACAAAGAACAGTTACTATTACAGATAAGGGTATAAAAAATGTTGAACACATATTAGGTATAGAAAATCTTTATTCACCTGAATATGTAGAATTAACACATTTCTTATCTCAAGCATTAAAAGCAAAAGAACTATTCAAAAGAGATAAAGACTATATCGTAAACCAAAAAGGTGAAGTAATAATAGTTGATGAACATACAGGAAGACTAATGGAAGGTCGTAGATATTCAGATGGATTACACCAAGCAATTGAAGCAAAAGAACACTTAAAAGTTGCAGGGGAAAACCAAACATTAGCAACTGTTACATTACAAAACTACTTTAGAATGTATGATAAATTATCAGGAATGACAGGTACAGCTAAGACAGAAGAAGAAGAATTTAGACAAATATATGATTTAAAAGTTGTTGTTGTTCCAACAAATAAGCCTGTTATAAGAAAAGACTTACCAGATGTAATATATCAAACAAAAAAAGCAAAGTATAAAGCTGTTGTTAATAAGATAATAGAACTATTTGAAAAAGGACAACCAGTTTTAGTAGGTACAGCTACAATAGCACACTCTGAAGAATTATCAAGATTACTAGATAAGGCAAAGATACCACATGAAGTATTAAATGCTAAGTATCATGAAAGAGAAGCAGAAATAGTTTCACAAGCTGGAAGATACAAGTCAGTAACTATTGCAACAAATATGGCAGGGCGTGGAACAGACATTAAATTAGGTGGAGATCCAGACTCATTAGCAGCTAAGGTATTTGAAAGAGGAACACCTGAGTATATAGAAGCTCTATCAATGTATGAAAAAGAATGTGAAGAAAATAAAAAGAAAGTATTAGAAGCAGGTGGGCTATTTATACTTGGAACAGAAAGACATGAAAGTAGAAGAATAGATAACCAATTAAGAGGACGTGCTGGACGTCAAGGAGACCCTGGTGCATCAGAATTTTATCTATCATTAGATGATGATTTAATGAGATTATTTGGTGGAGATAAATTAAAGAAAGTCATGTCTATGTTAAAACTAGATGAGGATGAAGAAATTAGATCAAAACAAGTATCAAAATCAGTTGAAAATGCTCAAAAACGTGTAGAAAGTAGAAACTTTGCAACAAGAAAGAGCTTAATTGAATTTGATGATGTAAATAATAAGCAAAGAGAAATTATTTATTCTCAAAGAGATAAGATATTAAACAACGAAAATCTAAGAGACTTAATTCTAGATATGCTATATGACAACATAGGTGATATAATTGAAGATTCACAAGGAGATACTGAAGAATTAGTTGATAAACTACATAATATCTATGCTTACGATCCAAGTTTTGATGTTAATGGTAAGAATGCAGATGAATTATTAGTTTCAATATATAATGATTTAGAAAAAGTATATAATAGTAAAATAGCATTATTTGGCGATGAATACTTTAAGAGAATAGAAAAATATATAATGCTTGAAGTGTTAGATAGTAAATGGAGAGATAACTTAAAAAATCTTGCTGAATTAAGAGAAGGTATTAATCTTCAATCATATGGTCAAAAAAATCCAGTAAATGAGTATAAGATTGTAAGTGCTGACGTATACAATGAAATGATACAATCAATTAAAAGGGATACAACATCATTCTTGTTACGTATAAAGCCACAAGAACCTAAGGAAGAAACACAACCCGAAGAAGAACAAGAGTTTGTTTCAAGAAGAGAAAAAAAATCAATGAGAAATTAGATTTAAAAATAGGAGATTTATTCTCCTGTTTTTTTATATGATTGATATTTTTCTGCTACTATGTTAAAATTATTAAAACAAGGAGGTGCATTATGAAAAATATAGCAGCATTTTTTGATGTTGATGGTACTATATTTAGAAATTCATTATTAATAGAACACTTTAAATTATTAATAAAAAATGGGTATCTTAGTAAAGATGCTTGGACTTCATCAGTAGAAAAGAATTTTGAAAATTGGTCTAATCGTGAGGGTGATTATGATACATATTTAGAAGATTTAGTTAATAAATATGTTGAGGGTATAAAGAATATAAGTGAAGAAGTGGTTAATAAAATTGCAGAAGAAGTAATTGAGAAAAAGTCTGATAAACTTTATAGATACGCAAAAGAATGTATAGAAGTTCACAGACAAAAAGGTCATAAACTTATACTTATATCAGGAAGTCCAGATTTCCTTGTGGAAAAAATGGCAAAAAAATTAGGCTTTGATGATTATAAAGCAACTATTTATGTCATAAACAATGGTTCATATACAGGTGAACAAATCCCTATGTGGGATAGTTATAGCAAAAATAAGGCTATAAACGAATATGTTACAAAATATGGCTTAAATTTAAATGATTGCTATTCATATGGTGATACAACAGGAGATGTATCAATGTTAAGATTAGTAGGGCATCCATATGCAATTAATCCTGCTAAAAGATTATTGGATACAATATGTGAAGATGAAGATTTAAGTAATAAAGTAACATTAATAATAGAAAGAAAGGATGTAATTTACAAATTAAATCCTAAAACTATTGAGTACAATAGATAAAAAAAATTAGAAATGAGGTATACTAATAATGAAAGTAATGAAACTTGAAAATCATAAACCCATTGTGCCGTTATTTGCATTAAAAGTACCAGATTTTGTATATGATTTATATCAAATTTGTATAAGTAATGAAGCTTTTGAAAAGAAATTTAAGGAATATTTGAATATGAATCCTAAACGATTAATAAAGATTGTAGAAGCAGTTCAGTCAGATACAAAATCTGTATTATTAGTCGTTATATATGACAATATAGCAACAGATGGGAAAAGTTTACTAAAAAGTAAGTTAAGAACAAAAGTAAAAGATTTTAATTTCCCAGTTTTTATAGTAAATATGGACGAAAATACAAATATTGAAGATGAAATTCAAGCATTTAAAAGAGGAGGAATGTAGATTATGAAAAAAATAATGCTAGCATTTATAGCCTTAGGATTATTCACAACATCATGTACAAGTGAAAAATTTGCAGCTGTAACAGAATCATTCTTGGGTGAAAGATTATTTAATGCAACTGAAGAA
It encodes:
- a CDS encoding polyphenol oxidase family protein, which translates into the protein MEYITFNEFFKYGYVAIQTTKESNDMKDPENLKKILDKVGINKKNIYGTQTHSTNILCIDKDDKHENYDTSNIDGYISNDSSYTLVTFYADCLPIFLLDPKKEVFGVLHGGWRGSAHKILECGVKLMTEKYLCDKKDILVCFGIGISKENYEIQNDTVEILKSLLDFNNMIIYRGSKIYLDNMEMNKQIALNCGIDAKHIFTNNYCTYDGNFFSYRRDKTAKRMAAIISKKGSK
- the secA gene encoding preprotein translocase subunit SecA, whose amino-acid sequence is MLEGVFNKMFGLTDEKIIKQMRKKVAKINAVEDTYIKLSNEELKAKTDEFKKRLENGETLDDILVDAFATVRETAKRVLGMRAYDVQLIGGMILHEGKIAEMKTGEGKTLMSAFPVYLNALTGRGVHVVTVNDYLAKRDRDTMGTIYSFLGLSSGVIIANMDNKDRKIAYDCDITYGTNNEFGFDYLRDNMVHEMSEKVQREFNYAIVDEVDSILIDEARTPLIISGAAEETTEWYDTFATVSTKLKRSYKTEKIKDKKNTVIPDEDWEDYEVDEKQRTVTITDKGIKNVEHILGIENLYSPEYVELTHFLSQALKAKELFKRDKDYIVNQKGEVIIVDEHTGRLMEGRRYSDGLHQAIEAKEHLKVAGENQTLATVTLQNYFRMYDKLSGMTGTAKTEEEEFRQIYDLKVVVVPTNKPVIRKDLPDVIYQTKKAKYKAVVNKIIELFEKGQPVLVGTATIAHSEELSRLLDKAKIPHEVLNAKYHEREAEIVSQAGRYKSVTIATNMAGRGTDIKLGGDPDSLAAKVFERGTPEYIEALSMYEKECEENKKKVLEAGGLFILGTERHESRRIDNQLRGRAGRQGDPGASEFYLSLDDDLMRLFGGDKLKKVMSMLKLDEDEEIRSKQVSKSVENAQKRVESRNFATRKSLIEFDDVNNKQREIIYSQRDKILNNENLRDLILDMLYDNIGDIIEDSQGDTEELVDKLHNIYAYDPSFDVNGKNADELLVSIYNDLEKVYNSKIALFGDEYFKRIEKYIMLEVLDSKWRDNLKNLAELREGINLQSYGQKNPVNEYKIVSADVYNEMIQSIKRDTTSFLLRIKPQEPKEETQPEEEQEFVSRREKKSMRN
- a CDS encoding HAD family hydrolase, with translation MKNIAAFFDVDGTIFRNSLLIEHFKLLIKNGYLSKDAWTSSVEKNFENWSNREGDYDTYLEDLVNKYVEGIKNISEEVVNKIAEEVIEKKSDKLYRYAKECIEVHRQKGHKLILISGSPDFLVEKMAKKLGFDDYKATIYVINNGSYTGEQIPMWDSYSKNKAINEYVTKYGLNLNDCYSYGDTTGDVSMLRLVGHPYAINPAKRLLDTICEDEDLSNKVTLIIERKDVIYKLNPKTIEYNR
- the rsmD gene encoding 16S rRNA (guanine(966)-N(2))-methyltransferase RsmD, with translation MRITSGKLKNRIILSREGRDTRPTLERVKESIFSILFDKIENANFLDLYSGTGNMSFEALSRGARRAIMIEKDTDALKVIIDNVQRLGLEDQCRAYKNNVLRAIEILENKKEKFDIIFMDPPYRENLTKKTVEKISLCNILSDDGVIICEHGKYEKMEDTIGEYVKSDEREYNRKIVTFYKKRK
- the prfA gene encoding peptide chain release factor 1, whose translation is MFQKLEEVVKKYDELNALLMDPKVIEDPKKLMEYNKALNAISDIVEKYKEYKAKSEELENLKQDIKDEKDHEMKEIMQEEINSLENEIPQIEDSLKILLLPKDPNDEKNVIVEIRAAAGGDEAALFASDIFRMFTRYAERHRWKTEVLDKNETGVGGLKEITFMIKGQGAYSRLKFESGVHRVQRVPDTESSGRIHTSTITVAVLPEVEDITEVEINPSDLIIDTYRSSGAGGQHVNTTDSAVRITHKPTGIVVTSQDGRSQIKNKEAAMKVLASKLFNLERETQRKEIESQRRSQVGMGDRSEKIRTYNFPQGRVTDHRIKLTLHRLEDFLDGDLDEMIDALIAYNQAELLQTVGDE
- a CDS encoding polyprenyl synthetase family protein, translating into MLEYFEKELEKSLLYYQKDDDLFKAFKYSLESGGKRIRPILVLLVAKSLGKDYKDIVDLAIAIEYIHNYSLVHDDLPGMDNDSYRRGKLTTHKKFGHFVGILTGDALLTEAFSVIARSKKLENKDGIIICLTECIGMKGMIYGQYLDMLYENKKIDINTLKLIHKNKTGALIRACFNCVLINYGIQDEKYLHIADLLGLIYQLQDDVFDSDNKEDKSNFVNILGYEKTIEILNKYIDELKSILPKGTELEEFILKILGRQK
- the prmC gene encoding peptide chain release factor N(5)-glutamine methyltransferase; the encoded protein is METLLELLKKTETYYTKKGIKNPRLEAEKLFAKALNLDRIMLYAKYDEKLSKEQKEIIKRCMQEDVKEENEIKQLLDSSIVYLKKHNINEAALIAELIFSNVMKIDRLMLFMSYDKKLDDDQKEKIRKMLKKIAIDKLPYQYIINQQNFYGRDFYVDKGVLIPRYDTENLVEKVIKIADKNSIILDIGTGSGAIGITLALELPDSKVLAVDISEKAIDVARKNKEDLSAKNVKILKSDVFSNVSFHEFDVIVSNPPYISNEEIENIGLDTYIHEPHEALFAKSDGLYFYYKIANEAREYLKNNGILAFEIGYKQKEAVCKILEEFSYCDINTYKDLDNHDRVIICRYRRG
- the queA gene encoding tRNA preQ1(34) S-adenosylmethionine ribosyltransferase-isomerase QueA; the protein is MDIESFDFYLPKELIAQHGVEPRDHSRLLALNRKTGKIEHKHFYNLIDYLKKGDVMVINRTKVIPARLIGHKENGVVIECLLLKRLGLNKWEVLLKPAKRLKVGDTLTFLKDKLSLTLLEIKDDGNRVVEFHYEGVFEAILDELGELPLPPYIKEKLEDKNRYQTVYAKEGESVAAPTAGLHFTKELLEKIREKGVIIAEIYLTVGLGTFRPVQCKNIEDHVMHTEEYEVPKETAEQVNLAKKEGRRVVAIGTTSIRTLESSLNEKGELIAQKSSTGIFIYGDYNFKIVDAIVTNFHLPKSTLVMLISAFTGKDNLFNAYDIAVKEKYRFFSLGDAMYIGDNV
- the xseB gene encoding exodeoxyribonuclease VII small subunit, giving the protein MAKKVTFEEKLKKLEENLKKLEDTEIGLDEAIKIYEESKKIISDANKILDDASGKVKKIIDKNNEYELEDFEDK